The genomic interval CGATGTAAACAAATGGCGGACACTGGCACATTCCTTACTGCTGCGTTTAGCGATCCGTATTGCGGATGTGGCACCTGAAAAGGCGAAAGCGCTTATTGAAGCGAATTACCAGTCAGCCATGCAAAGTAATGATGACAATGCACAGTTTGCCTATGTAGACGCTGCGCCTAATAAATTCCCATTGAATGATTCTGAAAGGGAAGTGCTGGATTTCTTTGTTAGTACGACGTTGGTGGATTATATGAAAGGTATCAATGACCCGCGTTTGCCAATCTATGCACGTCCTCCGAAGGATACCAGCCGGAAAATAATTACAGGTATGGTATATGGAATGAGTGCCAATGATCCTACCAGGCTGGCGCCTGATAGCTATTCCTACCCAGGTACAGAAATATATTCCCCCACTATGCCTGGTATATTGATGACATACCCGGAAGTGGCCTTTATACTGGCAGAAGCAGCAGCGAGAGGCTGGTCAGTAGGCCAACCTGCAGCCAGCTGGTACGAGGCCGGCATCAGGGCATCTATGGCATATTGGAAGGTGACCTCTGGTGTGGATGAATATATTGCGTCCGTACCTTATACTGCCGGCGACTGGAAGAATGTGATCGGTACACAGAAATGGCTGGCATTATATCCACAGGGTTTCCAGGCATGGTTTGAACGCCTGCGCCTTGACTTTAAAAAGCCCAATGGCGATTCACTGTTTATACCGCCTTATTCCGGCTCATTAGATCAGAATGTAAAATTTGTGCCTTCCCGTCTTACTTACCCGCTGGGAGAGCAGACGCAGAATGCGGCAGCCTATCAAAAAGCAGCCAGTGATATAGGAGGAGATACGAAAGCATCGAAAAGCTGGTGGGACAAGTTCTAAACACAACTATCCTTCATAAATTCCCGCCGTCCGAGATGATGGCAAAAGCCCCGGTCAATTGGCCGGGGCTTTTTAATTGATATTATCATTAGCCAGTCGGCTGAATTCTTTGTGTGCGTCTTCTGATTTAAAAGCGCTGGTAGGAACCAGGAAGAAGTTCTTTTTACCCCGGTAAAGGAAGAAAAAGTT from Chitinophaga filiformis carries:
- a CDS encoding SusD/RagB family nutrient-binding outer membrane lipoprotein; the protein is MLKRFLIYAWPVLLMFVIMAGCRKLDDINHDPTRPTTTTPAFLLTGAEKNAMDYLYSTLQNGYIGMHYAQYWSANSRVGDSQYAIDENNNTAFWNFMYVSLHNLDRIVTMNKADNSNPAAKNQNAIATILKVWLYQILTDSYVNIPYSQALKEGENITPAYDSQESIYTSLIDTLQQQITALDPAQPTFTSGDVIYNGDVNKWRTLAHSLLLRLAIRIADVAPEKAKALIEANYQSAMQSNDDNAQFAYVDAAPNKFPLNDSEREVLDFFVSTTLVDYMKGINDPRLPIYARPPKDTSRKIITGMVYGMSANDPTRLAPDSYSYPGTEIYSPTMPGILMTYPEVAFILAEAAARGWSVGQPAASWYEAGIRASMAYWKVTSGVDEYIASVPYTAGDWKNVIGTQKWLALYPQGFQAWFERLRLDFKKPNGDSLFIPPYSGSLDQNVKFVPSRLTYPLGEQTQNAAAYQKAASDIGGDTKASKSWWDKF